The Pseudomonadota bacterium genome includes a window with the following:
- a CDS encoding phosphatase PAP2 family protein, which translates to MLLTLGSCPLAAQAGRDLGLEPSRAAGLGSGELILAWSSFGAGLAGAQVFESMLVPSRPRWRGGWGPDDALRDALRWGSITTAERVSSGWTLSVVLGGLFMAPLGSEHPYGHQAALVAEAAGFTALATGLIKAAVGRQRPYARFATRASRGRNDNASFPSGDTSWSFAVAVSNASLLGREHPEQAPLIWASSLSAAGIAGYLRLAADRHYLSDVMAGAALGSAFGLLVPLLHYDTYFGSSDRRRKARILVLPAAAPQLRVTGRF; encoded by the coding sequence ATGCTGCTCACCCTGGGAAGCTGTCCGCTTGCGGCTCAGGCCGGGCGAGACCTTGGACTCGAACCGTCTCGTGCCGCCGGGCTTGGAAGCGGCGAGCTGATCTTGGCCTGGTCGAGCTTCGGGGCCGGGCTTGCGGGAGCGCAGGTTTTCGAGTCGATGCTCGTCCCCTCGCGCCCACGATGGCGTGGCGGCTGGGGTCCAGACGATGCCTTGCGCGACGCCTTGCGCTGGGGCTCGATCACCACGGCGGAGCGTGTCAGCTCTGGCTGGACGTTGAGCGTGGTGCTTGGGGGCTTGTTCATGGCGCCGCTCGGGTCCGAGCACCCGTACGGTCACCAAGCAGCCCTCGTGGCCGAGGCCGCCGGCTTCACAGCGTTGGCGACGGGGCTCATCAAGGCAGCGGTGGGGCGCCAGCGCCCCTACGCGCGCTTTGCCACGCGTGCTTCGCGCGGTCGCAACGACAACGCCTCTTTCCCGAGCGGCGACACCAGCTGGAGCTTTGCCGTTGCGGTCTCGAACGCCAGCTTGCTCGGCCGCGAGCATCCCGAGCAGGCGCCGCTCATCTGGGCGAGCAGCCTGAGCGCTGCCGGCATCGCCGGCTACCTGCGCCTTGCCGCCGATCGACACTATCTCAGCGACGTCATGGCCGGCGCAGCACTCGGCAGCGCGTTCGGCCTGCTCGTGCCCCTCCTGCACTACGATACCTATTTCGGCAGTAGTGACCGGCGCCGCAAAGCACGAATCTTGGTACTGCCAGCGGCTGCCCCACAGCTCCGGGTCACCGGCCGCTTCTGA